From one Lycium ferocissimum isolate CSIRO_LF1 chromosome 5, AGI_CSIRO_Lferr_CH_V1, whole genome shotgun sequence genomic stretch:
- the LOC132056635 gene encoding subtilisin-like protease SBT1.3, whose amino-acid sequence MAGILVKRLFFFVSVCLAVNLALCTSNNIPNTKKTYIIQMDKWSKPDVFIDHTKWYSSLVKSVLASTPEKESTRDEEERLLYTYQTAFHGVAAQLSEQEVTKLQEQHGVLAVFPETKYQLHTTRSPLFLGLEREDSTKLWSTRLSDHNVIVGVLDTGIWPESPSFNDTGITGVPAHWKGACETGRGFEKHHCSNKIVGARVFYRGYEAASGKINERDEFKSARDQDGHGTHTAGTVAGSVVRGANLLGYAYGTARGMAPGARVAAYKVCWVGGCFSSDILSAVDQAVADGVNVLSISLGGGVSSYTRDSLSIAAFGAMEKGVFVSCSAGNGGPDPISLTNVSPWITTVGASTMDRDFPATVKLGTGKIVTGASLYKGRKNLSAQQQYPLIYLGNNSSSPMPGSLCLEGTLDDAAVAGKIVICDRGISPRVQKGQVVKEAGGVGMILTNTAANGGELVADSHLLPAVAVGEMAGRAIKHYASARNATATLRFLGTKLGIRPSPVVAAFSSRGPNFLTLEILKPDMVAPGVNILAAWTGALGPSSLPIDQRRTNFNILSGTSMSCPHVSGIAALLKARHPDWSPAAIKSALMTTAYVHDNTYKSLKDASSATPSTPYDHGAGHINPRKAVDPGLIYDIGAQDYFEFLCTQELSPSQLMVFGKFANRTCHHSLANPGDLNYPAISAVFPEDSKASVLTLHRTVTNVGSPVSSYHVRVSSFKGAVVKVEPAQLNFTSKHQKLSYKVIFETKSRQKAPEFGSLVWKDGTHKVRSPIVVTWLASL is encoded by the coding sequence ATGGCTGGAATACTAGTGAAACGCTTGTTTTTCTTTGTATCAGTATGTCTTGCTGTCAATCTAGCCTTATGTACTAgtaacaacatcccaaacacaAAGAAAACTTACATCATCCAAATGGATAAATGGTCAAAGCCAGATGTATTCATTGACCATACAAAATGGTACTCATCACTAGTAAAATCAGTACTAGCATCGACACCagaaaaagaaagtacaagGGACGAAGAAGAGAGGTTACTTTATACCTACCAGACTGCTTTTCATGGAGTTGCTGCTCAGCTCAGTGAACAAGAAGTGACAAAATTACAAGAACAACATGGGGTTTTAGCTGTTTTTCCTGAAACTAAGTATCAGTTGCATACCACTAGAAGTCCACTGTTTCTTGGCCTTGAACGTGAAGATAGCACAAAGTTATGGTCAACTAGATTATCAGACCATAATGTAATTGTGGGTGTGCTTGACACAGGAATATGGCCGGAAAGCCCAAGCTTTAACGATACTGGAATAACAGGTGTTCCAGCTCACTGGAAAGGTGCATGTGAAACGGGGCGTGGTTTTGAAAAACATCACTGCAGTAACAAAATTGTTGGTGCCAGAGTTTTTTACCGTGGGTATGAAGCAGCTTCTGGTAAAATAAACGAACGTGATGAGTTTAAATCAGCACGCGATCAAGACGGTCATGGAACTCATACAGCCGGAACTGTTGCTGGTTCTGTAGTTCGTGGTGCTAATCTTTTGGGCTATGCTTATGGTACTGCAAGAGGAATGGCACCTGGTGCTAGAGTTGCAGCTTACAAGGTGTGTTGGGTGGGTGGTTGTTTCAGCTCAGATATACTTTCTGCAGTTGATCAAGCTGTTGCTGATGGAGTAAATGTACTGTCCATCTCTTTAGGTGGTGGAGTTTCGTCTTATACTCGTGACAGTTTGTCAATTGCAGCTTTTGGGGCTATGGAGAAAGGGGTGTTTGTTTCATGTTCAGCCGGAAATGGTGGACCTGATCCAATTAGTCTTACAAATGTGTCACCATGGATCACTACAGTAGGAGCTAGTACTATGGACAGAGATTTTCCAGCAACTGTTAAGCTTGGAACTGGGAAAATTGTGACGGGAGCTTCACTTTATAAAGGTAGGAAGAATCTTTCAGCACAACAGCAGTATCCTTTAATTTATTTAGGAAATAATTCGAGTAGTCCTATGCCGGGTTCATTGTGCTTAGAGGGTACTTTAGATGATGCTGCTGTTGCTGGGaaaattgtgatatgtgataggGGAATTAGTCCTCGAGTTCAAAAAGGGCAAGTGGTTAAAGAAGCTGGAGGAGTAGGAATGATTTTGACAAACACTGCAGCTAATGGGGGGGAGTTGGTTGCAGATAGTCACCTTCTTCCTGCAGTAGCTGTTGGTGAAATGGCAGGAAGAGCAATCAAGCATTACGCTTCGGCTCGAAATGCCACTGCCACTTTGAGATTTCTTGGGACTAAATTAGGTATCAGGCCTTCTCCAGTAGTTGCAGCATTTTCTTCTAGAGGACCTAATTTCCTCACTCTGGAGATTCTTAAGCCTGATATGGTGGCACCAGGAGTTAATATCCTTGCAGCTTGGACTGGTGCTTTAGGTCCATCTAGTTTGCCTATCGATCAACGAAGGACGAATTTCAACATATTGTCTGGAACTTCAATGTCATGTCCACATGTTAGTGGCATTGCTGCTTTGCTTAAGGCTAGGCATCCAGATTGGAGTCCAGCAGCAATTAAATCTGCGCTTATGACAACTGCTTATGTTCATGATAACACTTATAAGTCTCTTAAAGATGCCTCGTCCGCTACTCCTTCTACCCCATATGATCATGGTGCAGGACACATCAATCCACGGAAAGCTGTTGACCCTGGTCTGATTTATGACATAGGTGCACAGGATTACTTCGAGTTCCTGTGCACGCAAGAACTCAGCCCTTCACAGCTAATGGTTTTCGGGAAGTTCGCAAACAGAACTTGCCACCATTCGCTTGCCAATCCAGGCGACTTGAACTACCCAGCTATATCTGCAGTTTTTCCTGAAGACTCAAAAGCTTCAGTGCTGACACTTCACAGAACAGTCACCAATGTGGGCTCTCCCGTCTCAAGTTATCATGTTAGAGTCTCATCGTTCAAAGGGGCAGTTGTGAAGGTTGAGCCAGCACAATTGAATTTCACCAGCAAACATCAGAAACTGTCTTACAAGGTGATTTTCGAAACAAAATCTCGTCAAAAAGCACCTGAATTTGGATCACTGGTATGGAAAGATGGAACACATAAAGTAAGAAGCCCGATTGTGGTCACATGGCTAGCATCACTATAG